The genomic segment TGCTCAAGGCGAGGGTACCAACCTAAGGGAACCGAAATGGTCCGTCCGTCACTAAGCTCAACGGTCAGGGTGTCCTCTGTTGCATGGACATCCACGGCATAAGGGATTTCTATTTCAACGGCCAAAAAATTCATTCAATGCCTCCACGAAATATTCTTGGTTTTCTTCAATTATACTCCGGATCTGCTTTAATTCAAGACGATTGAAGCCCCCACTGTTTTGAAGGCGGATTGGATCAAGCCAGAACTTTGCCACTTTATCGTCTCGTTCGACATGAATGTGGTGTGGTTCATCTCGATCGCCTGCATAAAAAAAGAATCGATAAGGACCGGATCTGAAAACTGTTGGCATTCAATTTACCTTTTCTTTTTTATTATTGTTTCCCCCAACTGCCCGCTAAACCCGCCGGTGCTTTTTCCGGACGAGTTGGAGCGGATGTTGGGCTCAGAGTTTCTTCTTTACCTCTTTCTTCTTCAGCTCTTCATCCAAGTATTTGAACTCTTTACTGGTGTATGTGATTAGGAGGCCTATCTTGAAATTGTCGCCATGAAGCGAAAGGATTATGTCCGTATTGGGTGTCTCCCATTTTGATCCCTTCGTCATGTGCCCTACTGCGACGGCTGTTCCCCAATGGCTAGGATCGTTCTTGTAAAGCTCGTTTTTCCAATTCGTTCTATCGATGACTGGTTTGCCGTACTTTTCCGAGAGTGCGACCCACAAACGCTTAAAATCGTCCAGGTAGTCTGTTTGATTGGTATGCTCTTCCTTTATTATGTACATGCCACTGACGAGCTTGCCATGGAATAAGGTGTAAGCGACATGACAACTGAGGGTATCGATTATGTCTTTGTAGCCGAGTGCCATTTTCGGTTCAGATGCTTTC from the Deltaproteobacteria bacterium genome contains:
- a CDS encoding DUF4160 domain-containing protein — protein: MPTVFRSGPYRFFFYAGDRDEPHHIHVERDDKVAKFWLDPIRLQNSGGFNRLELKQIRSIIEENQEYFVEALNEFFGR